Part of the Thermostichus vulcanus str. 'Rupite' genome is shown below.
GGCACGCGCCGCTCTGCCGTATTCCCGTTGTTCCCAATAGGCATCGGCAATGATCTGCCAATCTGCAGGAGAAAGGGATCCCTCTTGCGCTTGCCGCCAGCGATCCAACAGCGGCGTTAACCCAGAAGTTTGCGGATGATGTTGGGCCAAATCTCGCAGCAGGTCGTAGCGTTCAGGGTTGAGACCCAGCAAATACTTAAGAGCACGTCCGGTGACCGGGTGGGTGGGAAATTGCTGCCGCAGTTGATCCACATAGCCCATGCCCCAGAGGGCATAGGCCGCGACCGGGCTATTGGGGTATTCCTGTAGAATCTTGGGCCACCAGATGCCCTGGGCTGTTTCTTTGTCTTGTAACTTTTCGTAGGCTTGGGCCCGCAATTTCCAAATTTCATCCCTAAGAACAGGCAGGCTATCTTCTAACCCCTCTAAGTAGCGGAGGGCAGACTCGGCCTGGCCCGCTTGCAGAGCTGAATAGGCTTGCAGAAAGGCAGTCGCGGAGGTTGCAGGAAGTTGGTTGGCCTCTACGGGGTTGGAAGCCACTTCCAGAGGTTCTGCTTGAGAGCGGTAATCTCCATTGGCTGACCAGGATCCCCAGATCGCTCCACCCAGGGTGGATCCCGTCATCAATACGCCTGTAGCCAATCCTGCCCAGAGCCGTTTGTTGTTTGTCAGGATCTCCATGCCTTCTCTCCCCACAATCTTCGACCACAATACTGAACCTGACTTCAATTGAGCTACTGAAAAACGTGTTTCTGATAACACTCTGTGGCAACCCATGGACAGCGGTAGGGTTGGGAAATCTGGACAGTGCCGCTGTGGCGAACTACCTTAGAGGCAATTCTTTTTGTCCCAAGCTGTTTCGTGTGGTGGGATCCCATGCTCAGACCCAGTCTTCTTTTTTCTGGATCAGTCCTGTTGGGGGTATTGTCGCTGTTGCTGATGGGCGGTGAGTGTGGCTTGGTGGCACGACGGCAGCGCCCAATCACACAGGTTCCTTTACAAGCTTTGGCGGAATCTACTGGCACGTCCGATCCTATTGGTGGGACGGAGTTGGTTTGGTTCTTTGAAGACGAGCCGGATCCCACACCGCTGTTAATTAACCAAGCCCAGCTCCAAGAGCGGGTAGAGCAACTGGAGCAACGCTCGCAATGGCACCAACAGCAGGCCTATGAGTTGGCCCATGAGTTACTCTCTGACCGAGTGGATCGACACGGGATCCCTCACCGCACGCCCATTGCGGCCCGCTTTAGCGCAGCATCCACTTCGTCTGCACGTCCCCGCCGGCAGGATCCCACCCTATCGCACCCCGCTTCTACCCCTGTTGCACCCAATTATCTGGCGCGGCTCACCCAGCAGATTGAACAGGAACCTGGGAATGCCCAGCTTTACTTGCAACGGGCACAACATTTCTGGCATCAATCCCAAGCAGATCCCTTTGCTTTGCCCCAACCGGAGCAGGCTTCTGCCATTGCTCAGTTGACTCTCTCTGCTCTGCGGGATCTGAACATTGCCATTGCCTTGGATCCCTATTTTGCCGAAGCCTATCTGCTCAAGGCCAAAATTCAATACGAGCGTTTGCAGGAACCAGAACAAGCGCTGGTAACCTTGTCTCCCTTAGATCGCTTTGCCTATCGCAACCCGCAACTGCACCTGATGCGCTCCCGCATTTGGGCTGAACAAGGACAATTGGAATCGGCCTTCGATGTTTCCCATCTGGCGATTGAGCTGGCCCAACAAGGCCAAAACAAAGCCGATTTATTTGATGCCTATGTCCATCGGGGCTTGATGTGGGGGAGCATTTGTGATTTGAGCTTGGCCATCCAAGATTTCACCCGTGCCATCGATCTGCTGCCTCATCGCGGCGATCCCTATTACTATCGGGGAATAGCTGCGGCCTATTTGGGCTCCAATCCTCGACAAGCAGCGGCGGATCTGGGCAGCGCCTTGATGTTGTGGCGGGCTTCAGGTACGGGATCCCCAGAACGGATCCAACATGCCGAGGCGGTACGGATAGAACTCTTACAACATTTGCAGAAATAGATTGGCATGGGTTTGAATTTCCGAGTCGATCCCCTCACCCCGTACACATGGGTAGCTGTATTACTTTTTTGTATTACTTTTTTAATTTTTTTAATGCGGGGTCTATTGCTTCGAGCAGGGCGTGGGAGGGTCGAGCAATCCACTGGAAGGTCATGATTGGCAAGTCAGCTGCAGCCAAGCCAGGATGATACAGATGCCCCCCTGCGGAAGACTCCGTCCCGATGGCGCGAGCGGCAGGATCCTGATGAGCCAACTGGAATGATGAGTCGACGACAATTGACAATCTCTGTGTCTTCTGTAGCCCTGATTGTGGCGACGGGGATGCTGCTCCTGTTGCTGTGGCAACTGCGTAGCTTGGTGCTGACAGTGATGATCGCGGTGGTGGTGGCGGCGGCACTGGCTCCTCTTGTGGATATGGCGGAGCGGATGCGGATCCCCCGGTGGCTGGCGGTGGTGGTGGTGTATTTGAGCCTAATCGCCGGGATCCTGGGATTGGCTCTGCTCATGGGCCCGACGGTGGTGACCCAGACCCAACGGCTACTGGTGAAGTTGCCTTCCTATCTGGAGCGTTTGCAACTGTTGATCGATACCTGGATTACGGATCTGGCGGGGGTGGATCCGGTGGTGATCGACTATTTGAACCAAGTCATCAACCCGCAAGCAGTGACGGGATGGGCAATCCGCTCCGGACAACAGTTGTTGGTGCAGTCCTTTGATTTCACCCGCGGTCTGTTGGGAGCACTCCTGACCACACTGCTGACGATTTTCATCTCCGGCTACATGTTGGTGAGCGGCTCCGGCTTGATCCAAGGTTTGGTTGAGCTCTTCCCCTATCCCTGGAATGAGCGACTGGCCCAACAGGTGCATCCAATGGCGCAGCGGATGGGGGGCTATATCCAGGGGCGCGTCCTGGTTTCCGCCATTTTGGGGGTGATGATCACCGTTTCATTGCGCTTTCTCGGTTTATCGGAGTTTGCCATTGCCCTGGGGGTGATTGCCGGGTTTACCAACCTGATTCCCTTTATCGGCCCGGTCTTGGGATCCCTGCCGGCTTTGGTGGTGGCAATTGTGCAGGGTGGCTGGACATTCTTGTGGGTGCTGATCCTCTATGTAGCCATCCAAAATCTAGAAACCTATGTGTTGGATCCCTTGTTGGTGGGATCCTCAGTGCGGGTTAAACCCCTCTATCAGCTGTTGGCGGTGTTGGGGGGTACGCAGTTGCTGGGAATCATCGGAGCGGTGATTGCGCCTCCTTGGGTGGCGGGGTCGGCAGTCTTGCTGGAAAATCTCTATCTAAAGCCGAAGCAAGAGGCGGAGATCCGAGAGAAACTTCAGTCACGCCCTGATCCGGGCACCTCGACTCAAGAACGGCTTCCCTCTGAACACAGTACCCATTACGCCAACGGGACAGAGTTGTCTGGGGCCGTGGGAATTCAGTCTTCTGCTGATCGATCTCTTGAAGTGGAGGAATTTGAGGGATCTAAAGAAGCAGAACTCCCCCTTTCGGGGCGCAAAGGTTAATCGGCTTTTGAGGGATCCCTGGTGACCGATTCGCGTCAGCGGGCCGTAGGCCAACCATTGGCCCGTTCATTGATGGTGGTGGGCACCTCTTCCCATGTGGGCAAGACCCTGTTGGTGACAGCTCTGTGCCGCATTCTCAAAAGAGCGGGAAGAAAGGTTACCCCCTTCAAGGCCCAAAATATGTCCCTCAATGCCTACGTGACTGCCGACGGCAAGGAGATTGCCTATGCCCAAGCCCTGCAAGCCTGGGCCGCCGGGATCCCGCCGACAGTGGAAATGAACCCAATCCTCCTCAAACCCCAGGGGAATCTGACATCGCAGGTGATTTTGAAGGGGATGGCAGCAGGCACCTACCGCGCCGGAGAGTACTACGAACGCTGGTTCGAACCCGGTTGGCAGGCGGTCAAATCAGCCCTGGCCCACCTGCAACAACACTACGACTGGATTATTTGTGAGGGAGCCGGTAGTCCAGCAGAGGTAAACCTGAAACATCGGGATCTGGTGAATATGCGGGTCGCCTTACACCTGGGATCCCCCACTTGGTTGGTGGCCGATATTGACCGGGGTGGGGCATTGGCTCACGTGGTCGGTACCCTCCAACTGCTAGAGCCGGAAGAACGAGCTTTAATCCGGGGCATTGTGATCAACAAATTTCGAGGCTCACGGGAATTGTTGCAGCCGGGGCTGGATTGGCTAGAAAACTACACCGGGATCCCGGTGGTCGGAGTTTTACCGTGGCTGGATTGGGCTCTCCCCCAAGAGGATTCGATGGGGATCCCAGACAGGGCCCATCCACAACTGCTAGAGAATCGGCGAGGGAGTTCCAGTCAGACGGATTGGAGGGGATCCCAGTTGGAGATTGCCGTGATTCGTTTGCCCCGGATCGCCAATTTCTCAGACTTTGACCCTTTGGCAGCAGAACCCACCGTCCATCTGCGCTGGGTTCACCCCGGTGAAGTCTTGGGATCCCCAGATGGGGTCATTCTCCCCGGTAGCAAAACCACCCTTGCTGACCTTCTGGTTTTGCAACAAACGGGCCTTGCCGATCAACTGCGTCAATATTCCGGACCCATTGTCGGTATTTGCGGCGGTTTACAGATGTTGGGGGAAACAATCAGCGATCCTGAGGGTGTAGAAGGCGTTGCGGGTACCTATCCTGGGTTGGGTTTTCTCCCCCTGACAACAGTCCTCGCACCGACCAAAGTGACC
Proteins encoded:
- a CDS encoding AI-2E family transporter; translation: MSRRQLTISVSSVALIVATGMLLLLLWQLRSLVLTVMIAVVVAAALAPLVDMAERMRIPRWLAVVVVYLSLIAGILGLALLMGPTVVTQTQRLLVKLPSYLERLQLLIDTWITDLAGVDPVVIDYLNQVINPQAVTGWAIRSGQQLLVQSFDFTRGLLGALLTTLLTIFISGYMLVSGSGLIQGLVELFPYPWNERLAQQVHPMAQRMGGYIQGRVLVSAILGVMITVSLRFLGLSEFAIALGVIAGFTNLIPFIGPVLGSLPALVVAIVQGGWTFLWVLILYVAIQNLETYVLDPLLVGSSVRVKPLYQLLAVLGGTQLLGIIGAVIAPPWVAGSAVLLENLYLKPKQEAEIREKLQSRPDPGTSTQERLPSEHSTHYANGTELSGAVGIQSSADRSLEVEEFEGSKEAELPLSGRKG
- a CDS encoding cobyric acid synthase is translated as MVVGTSSHVGKTLLVTALCRILKRAGRKVTPFKAQNMSLNAYVTADGKEIAYAQALQAWAAGIPPTVEMNPILLKPQGNLTSQVILKGMAAGTYRAGEYYERWFEPGWQAVKSALAHLQQHYDWIICEGAGSPAEVNLKHRDLVNMRVALHLGSPTWLVADIDRGGALAHVVGTLQLLEPEERALIRGIVINKFRGSRELLQPGLDWLENYTGIPVVGVLPWLDWALPQEDSMGIPDRAHPQLLENRRGSSSQTDWRGSQLEIAVIRLPRIANFSDFDPLAAEPTVHLRWVHPGEVLGSPDGVILPGSKTTLADLLVLQQTGLADQLRQYSGPIVGICGGLQMLGETISDPEGVEGVAGTYPGLGFLPLTTVLAPTKVTRQIQTHSLWPGQAPILGYEIHQGSTQTNPAGCLSLFEQENLGWRDPSGRVWGTYLHGLFDNHLWRRQWLNHLRQQKGWDPLPELEGHYAQQREALLEELADQWQPHLNLSLFHPVKPSSA